A window of the Archocentrus centrarchus isolate MPI-CPG fArcCen1 chromosome 17, fArcCen1, whole genome shotgun sequence genome harbors these coding sequences:
- the dspa gene encoding desmoplakin-A isoform X2 translates to MSLYGSTSKLPTMSRSNSRPDLANYRNDMFVGGNGFQGEYQAGDGGYTYTTFSRTSMHGGGAGGQNMQVNIGAGGGGINAVANMQQKVLFLTQQCQDFLQKASMIVQSGGSPKEADRFLVFAEEAMEQLKTCGQSLNQMRVQTNVFRSIEQLQNMHAGISQQLVGNLSVRRNRSTGSSADGERLFNDAMAWISQQKRMIETAPWGDDSTAIQKQILTHNSFHSSIQKSSEVERARDELSARGDKYYLSILEQEWEGLQKNSHSRLGQLRELQNIIEEISQAIMWVNEKEEEELVFDWGDKNIDYYIPKKQESYSRLMRDLEEKEKELNKLKVKADGLVNNSHPASDKIEAYMDTLQTQWSWLLQITKCIHVHLKENSAYSQFFKEANETYMKLQKQHETIRSKFTCDKNTPLDNLTELLKNLEKEKAYIMENKRQVQSLVSKSKTIVRLKPRNAEEKSNSPVIVQALCDFKQDQKGIMKGNEGILKDNSQRSKWLVTGPGGLDMMIPSVCLLIPPPNPLSIGLANKNEQYYDAIMGIWNQLFINIKSLMSWQYCLKDINYINSLTLSMLSKMRPEEYRAIIKRLETHYQEFMRTSQGSEMFGEDDKKVIQGHFDKAQSHYDTLIIQLPTYSSKGEEGTKPESPKPDPSKPITKKPAPKPNTQTPPPSSTLNLTLLSSFQDLRRRLELAESGLTSHLHIPLGDNSVYECSVHIQKLETMHQDLDSIHDEYLRLREKIIKQLEGIPADSEHAKFLRSELEVISQKLGGLQDLHTTYLQRLSALRALLQSLMQVEDIIKVHEARLTEKETSSLDLRELENQRLTLKQMKSDLEQRRDLLTSVESELSKAVHLNGQISDSFHKCDIDLSKYSDLVGQLTDRWRRIQAQIDSRVWDLEKQESQLKHYQQSSTSLEQWIDNARKRQDTLQSIKFSDIQTLMDHLNQQKALHNEIKGKKEKIEDIQKNADTCAASIKDYELQLASYSSGLETLLNVPIKRTMLQSPASVLRQEAADQQTRYIELLTHSSDYYKFLGELLKNMEELKIRNTKIEMLEEELRRLKEDLHDRNQKNKSLEDALSRYKMELSQSQNQIISIEEVKRSSAMQVNAAKESLDSTQNRLQDLNDELTRIKYQLDEEKRKRRLAEERYNSQQEEYEAAVRRRQKELEELSWTKIDLEKTVKDKEREFERMKIQLEEEAARRRNTESEISKTSVVVQESQSKYSELLLEKDSLLSKLRLLEQDKNRQLRLEEELTRIKLTLETERRSKQQLQEEKNSIFKELSTIKSQYELKSSQIRQCESDRDKADRERLSLKSEIERLMRELTSIEERYKSRLLTSEREAKELALKKESLEKEIRRLQQRPNTLTRQTQTDEKVQTVDPSKLIFDGVRRKVTAHQLCDCGIISKATLDELLKGRKTVMEVAADIQLNLKGTGIIAGMTSASQWKIPFTEAKNKNMLSPESALMLLEAQAATGYIVDPVFNEKMSVDSACSRGIVDTEDRDALVKAEAASTGFKDPFTGKLLSVGQACRQGHIDKETAVRLLQAQESVGGILDPVLSVFLPKDLALDRNLIDEDLYRALTKKPTCYLDPTTGQKTSYNDLRLKCTVEPVSGLLLLSGPEKPLTVKGLRGEVSVSELVRSELLDETDLQKLSQGKLTSREIEDKLKSYLYGSTCIAGIYDEANDRILPFYQAMKEGLLMRGTTLELLEAQAASGFIVDPVNNVFLTVEEAAKRCLIGKEFKNKLLSAEKAVTGYRDPSTGKTISLFQAIEKDLIEKGHGIRLLEAQIASGGIIDPKESHRIDVAVAYKRGYFDKELNEILTYEGDDTKGFFDPNTKENLTYLQLKERCIKDEKTGLILLPIRDKRKPQKSQESRTNVLRKRRVVIVDPDTGLEMSVREAYHRELIDYDTFLDLSEQECEWEEITITGSDGSARLVIVDRKTGTQHDIQDCLERGVINQRSLDQYRAGTITLTQFADEIARGTNSSEMTIAASNVDDMITCSSPTHATPSSPTVRKRFNSISITVSPPEMFDDHSPVAAIFDTETLEKITVSEALRRGIVDTITAQRLLEAQACTGGLINPATGERLSLQDAVHQSIIEESMASKLKPAQKAYAGFEDVKTKRRMSAAEAVKETWLPYEAGQRFLEFQYLTGGLIEPGTGRRIGIEEAIRRSWLDGQGAQKLQDTRNHQKNLTCPKTKLKISYKEAMDSCMVEESNGMKMLQASSVSTKGISSPYNVSNPGSRSGSRAGSRTGSRSGSRRGSVDYSSMTYISTSSSTFSSNTFF, encoded by the exons TGCTGTTGCAAATATGCAGCAAAAAGTTCTGTTCTTGACACAACAGTGTCAGGACTTCCTGCAGAAAGCCAGCATGATTGTCCAGTCT GGGGGTTCACCAAAGGAGGCTGATAGGTTTTTAGTTTTTGCTGAAGAAGCCATGGAGCAGCTGAAGACCTGTGGCCAAAGCCTGAATCAAATGCGTGTCCAAACTAATGTTTTCAGAAG CATTGAACAGTTACAGAACATGCATGCAGGGATCTCTCAGCAACTTGTCGGCAACTTGTCTGTAAGACGAAATAGAAGCACTGGGAGCTCCGCTGATGGGGAGAGGCTCTTTAATGATGCTATGGCCTGGATTTCACAACAGAAG CGCATGATTGAGACAGCTCCATGGGGAGATGACTCCACTGCCATACAAAAGCAAATCCTGACCCACAACAGCTTCCACAGCTCTATCCAAAAGAGCTCAGAAGTAGAACGTGCCAGAGATGAACTG AGTGCAAGAGGTGACAAGTACTACCTCTCCATACTGGAGCAAGAATGGGAAggcctgcag AAAAATTCCCACAGCCGTCTGGGTCAGCTGCGTGAGCTTCAGAATATCATCGAGGAGATCTCTCAAGCCATCATGTGGGTCAacgagaaagaggaggaggagcttgtGTTTGACTGGGGAGACAAGAACATTGACTATTACATCCCCAAGAAACAAGAGAGCTACTCT AGGCTCATGAGAGAcctggaggagaaggagaaagagctAAACAAGCTGAAGGTGAAAGCAGATGGCCTCGTGAACAACAGCCATCCTGCCTCTGATAAGATTGAA GCCTACATGGACACCTTACAGACCCAGTGGAGCTGGCTTCTCCAGATCACTAAGTGCATTCATGTACATTTGAAAGAGAATTCTGCCTACAGCCAA TTTTTCAAAGAGGCCAACGAGACCTACATGAAGCTGCAGAAGCAGCACGAGACAATTCGGAGCAAATTCACTTGTGATAAGAACACCCCCCTGGATAACCTCACAGAACTTCTGAAAAACCTGGAG aaagagaaagcataCATCATGGAGAACAAGAGGCAGGTCCAAAGTCTGGTCAGCAAGTCTAAGACCATTGTGAGGCTGAAGCCTCGCAATGCTGAGGAAAAGAGCAACAGCCCAGTTATCGTCCAGGCCTTATGTGACTTTAAACAAGACCAG AAAGGTATTATGAAAGGAAATGAGGGCATCCTGAAGGACAACTCGCAGCGCAGCAAGTGGCTTGTGACGGGACCAGGAGGCCTCGACATGATGATTCCCTCAGTGTGCTTACTCATCCCACCACCAAACCCGCTCAGCATCGGCCTTGCCAACAA AAATGAGCAGTATTATGATGCGATCATGGGCATTTGGAATCAACTCTTCATCAACATCAAGAGTCTCATGTCCTGGCAGTACTGCCTGAAAGACATCAATTACATCAACTCTCTCACCCTCAGTATG CTGTCAAAGATGCGTCCTGAGGAGTACCGCGCTATCATCAAAAGACTGGAGACTCACTACCAGGAGTTCATGCGGACCAGTCAGGGTTCTGAAATGTTTGGGGAAGATGATAAGAAGGTCATCCAGGGCCACTTTGACAAGGCCCAGAGCCACTATGATACATTGATCATCCAGCTGCCTACATACA GCAGCAAAGGGGAAGAAGGGACAAAGCCTGAATCCCCCAAACCGGATCCCTCCAAGCCTATCACCAAAAAACCTGCCCCAAAGCCCAATACCCAGACTCCACCACCGAGTTCCACCCTCAACCTCACACTGCTCAGTAGTTTCCAAGATCTTCGACGCAGGCTGGAGTTGGCCGAATCAGGTCTTACCAGTCATCTCCACATTCCTCTGGGGGATAACAGCGTGTATGAGTGCTCAGTGCACATTCAGAAGCTCGAG ACTATGCACCAAGATCTGGACTCAATTCATGATGAGTACTTGCGCCTACGAGAGAAGATTATAAAGCAGCTGGAAGGGATTCCTGCGGACTCGGAGCATGCCAAGTTCCTTCGCTCTGAACTGGAAGTCATAAGTCAAAAACTGGGAGGTCTGCAGGACCTTCACACAACCTACCTTCAGAG ACTTTCAGCACTTAGGGCCTTGCTTCAGAGCCTTATGCAGGTCGAGGATATCATTAAAGTTCACGAAGCTCGACTGACTGAGAAGGAGACCAGCTCTCTGGATCTTCGGGAGCTGGAAAACCAGCGGCTCACACTCAAG CAAATGAAGAGTGATTTGGAACAGAGACGAGACCTGCTGACGTCTGTGGAGTCTGAGCTGTCTAAAGCAGTGCACTTGAATGGTCAAATTTCTGACTCCTTCCACAAATGCGACATAGATTTGTCCAAGTACTCAGACTTGGTGGGTCAGCTGACTGACCGCTGGCGCCGCATCCAAGCGCAGATAGATAGCAG AGTATGGGACCTGGAGAAGCAGGAGTCTCAGTTAAAGCATTATCAGCAGAGCAGCACTTCCCTGGAACAGTGGATAGACAATGCCAGGAAACGCCAGGACACCCTTCAGAGCATTAAGTTCAGTGACATCCAGACCCTAATGGACCACCTCAACCAACAGAAG GCACTTCACAATGAAATCAAAGGAAAGAAGGAGAAAATAGAGGATAtacagaaaaatgcagacacctGTGCCGCATCTATAAAG gaTTATGAGCTGCAGCTGGCTTCCTACAGTTCAGGCCTGGAAACTCTGCTTAATGTTCCCATCAAGAGAACTATGCTGCAGTCCCCTGCTTCTGTTCTCAGACAAGAG GCGGCTGACCAACAGACACGTTATATTGAGCTACTTACACACTCTAGTGACTACTACAAGTTCCTAGGAGAGTTACTGAAGAACATGGAAGAGCTGAAG ATAAGGAACACCAAGATTGAAATGCTTGAGGAGGAACTGAGGCGTCTGAAGGAGGACCTTCATGATCGTAACCAGAAAAACAAGTCTCTGGAGGATGCTTTGTCCCGTTATAAGATGGAGCTCAGCCAATCACAAAATCAAATCATTTCTATTGAGGAAGTGAAGAGATCCTCAGCAATGCAAGTTAATGCCGCCAAGGAGAGCCTAGACAGCACACAAAACAGGCTTCAAGATCTTAATGATGAGCTGACCCGCATCAAATACCAACTTgatgaagaaaagaggaaaagaaggcTGGCAGAGGAGCGCTACAACAGCCAGCAAGAAGAGTACGAGGCAGCTGTTCGCCGCAGACAGAAAGAGCTGGAAGAACTCAGCTGGACCAAGATTGACTTAGAAAAGACCGTGAAAGACAAAGAACGTGAGTTTGAGAGGATGAAGatacagctggaggaggaggcagcaCGTCGACGAAATACTGAATCTGAAATCTCAAAG ACATCTGTGGTGGTGCAAGAATCCCAAAGCAAATACAGcgagctgctgctggagaagGATAGTTTGCTATCCAAGCTCAGACTGTTGGAGCAGGACAAGAACCGTCAGCTGCGACTAGAAGAGGAGCTCACGCGCATCAAGCTCACGCTAGAGACCGAGCGTCGaagcaaacagcagctgcaggaggaaaaaaattccATCTTCAAGGAACTGAGCACTATAAAGAGCCAGTATGAGCTGAAAAGTTCTCAGATTAGGCAGTGCGAGTCAGACAGAGACAAGGCTGATCGAGAGAGGCTTTCCCTCAAGAGCGAGATTGAGAGGCTCATGAGGGAGCTTACGAGTATTGAGGAGAGGTACAAGAGCCGTCTGTTGACCTCAGAAAGGGAGGCAAAAGAGCTGGCTCTCAAGAAAGAGtccctggaaaaagaaatacGCAGGCTACAGCAGAGACCCAACACTCTGACTAGGCAGACCCAGACAGATGAGAAGGTCCAAACAGTTGATCCATCGAAGCTCATATTTGATGGGGTGCGCCGCAAAGTCACAGCCCACCAGCTTTGCGACTGTGGTATAATTAGTAAAGCTACTCTAGATGAGCTTCTAAAGGGAAGAAAGACAGTGATGGAGGTAGCTGCAGACATCCAGCTCAATCTTAAGGGCACTGGCATCATTGCTGGTATGACATCTGCTTCTCAATGGAAAATCCCCTTCACTGAAGCCAAAAACAAGAATATGCTCAGCCCAGAGAGTGCCCTTATGCTCCTGGAAGCTCAGGCAGCAACAGGCTACATAGTGGATCCTGTATTTAATGAGAAGATGTCTGTCGATTCTGCCTGTTCCAGAGGAATTGTAGACACAGAAGACAGAGATGCCTTGGTGAAAGCTGAAGCAGCAAGCACAGGTTTCAAAGATCCATTCACAGGCAAATTGTTATCTGTGGGTCAGGCTTGCAGACAGGGACACATAGATAAAGAGACAGCTGTCCGCTTGCTCCAGGCTCAGGAGTCTGTTGGGGGCATATTGGATCCTGTCTTGAGTGTCTTCCTTCCAAAAGATCTGGCCTTGGATCGCAATCTTATTGATGAGGACCTCTACAGGGCTTTGACTAAAAAACCGACTTGCTACCTGGATCCAACAACAGGACAGAAGACAAGTTATAATGACCTTCGGTTGAAGTGTACAGTGGAACCTGTTTCTGGCTTGCTTTTGCTCTCTGGTCCAGAAAAGCCCTTGACAGTGAAAGGTCTCCGTGGTGAAGTTTCTGTCTCAGAGCTCGTCAGATCTGAACTGCTGGATGAAACTGACTTGCAGAAGCTCAGTCAAGGCAAACTCACTAGCAGAGAAATTGAAGACAAGCTAAAGTCCTATCTTTATGGCTCTACTTGTATTGCAGGGATCTATGATGAAGCCAATGACAGAATACTACCTTTTTATCAGGCAATGAAGGAGGGTCTGCTTATGAGAGGGACCACATTGGAGCTTCTTGAGGCCCAGGCTGCTTCTGGCTTCATAGTTGATCCAGTCAACAATGTTTTCTTGACAGTGGAAGAAGCCGCAAAGAGATGTCTGATAGGGAAAGAGTTTAAGAACAAGCTCTTGTCTGCAGAGAAGGCAGTAACAGGATACAGAGACCCATCCACAGGAAAGACAATATCCCTCTTCCAAGCTATTGAGAAAGATCTTATTGAGAAAGGTCATGGAATCCGACTGCTTGAGGCTCAAATTGCCAGTGGTGGGATTATTGACCCCAAAGAGAGCCATCGTATTGATGTTGCTGTTGCCTATAAGAGGGGATATTTTGACAAGGAGTTGAATGAAATCTTGACTTATGAAGGAGATGACACAAAGGGGTTCTTTGATCCCAATACCAAGGAGAACCTGACATATCTTCAGCTGAAGGAAAGGTGCATCAAAGACGAGAAAACAGGTCTAATACTGCTACCAATCAGAGACAAGAGAAAGCCGCAGAAGTCACAGGAAAGCCGCACGAACGTCCTCCGCAAGAGGCGGGTTGTAATTGTTGATCCAGACACTGGGCTCGAGATGTCAGTGAGAGAGGCCTATCACCGTGAGCTGATTGACTATGATACTTTCCTAGACTTGTCAGAGCAGGAGTGCGAGTGGGAGGAAATAACGATCACAGGGTCAGATGGCTCTGCACGCTTGGTTATAGTGGACAGAAAAACTGGAACCCAGCATGACATTCAGGACTGCCTGGAGCGCGGCGTCATTAACCAAAGGTCTTTGGATCAGTATCGTGCTGGAACAATAACCTTGACCCAATTTGCTGATGAAATTGCCAGGGGGACCAACAGCTCTGAAATGACCATTGCAGCCAGCAATGTTGATGACATGATCACCTGCAGCAGCCCCACCCACGCAACACCATCTTCTCCCACTGTCCGTAAACGCTTCAACAGTATATCCATTACGGTTTCTCCCCCTGAGATGTTTGATGACCATAGCCCTGTGGCAGCTATATTTGACACAGAGACTTTGGAGAAAATAACTGTTAGTGAAGCGCTTAGAAGAGGCATAGTTGACACTATTACAGCACAGAGGCTGCTCGAGGCCCAAGCATGCACTGGCGGTCTCATCAACCCTGCTACTGGTGAGAGACTGTCACTGCAAGATGCCGTCCATCAGAGCATCATTGAGGAAAGCATGGCCAGTAAGCTAAAACCTGCCCAGAAAGCTTATGCTGGCTTTGAAGATGTGAAGACTAAAAGAAGGATGTCTGCAGCGGAGGCAGTCAAGGAGACATGGCTGCCATATGAAGCTGGCCAGAGATTTTTGGAGTTTCAGTACCTGACAGGAGGCCTAATAGAACCTGGCACTGGACGCCGCATCGGTATTGAAGAGGCTATCCGCAGAAGTTGGTTAGATGGTCAGGGTGCCCAGAAGCTTCAAGATACTCGGAACCACCAGAAGAACCTGACATGTCCCAAGACTAAACTGAAAATATCTTACAAAGAAGCCATGGACAGCTGCATGGTGGAGGAAAGCAACGGTATGAAGATGCTGCAGGCATCATCAGTGTCTACCAAGGGAATCAGCAGCCCTTACAATGTCTCTAACCCAGGATCTCGCTCTGGGTCAAGGGCTGGTTCCCGTACCGGCTCAAGGAGTGGATCTCGTAGAGGCAGTGTTGATTACAGCTCTATGACCTATATATCCACCAGCAGTTCCACTTTTAGCTCCAACACATTCTTTTAA